The Paraburkholderia sp. FT54 genome includes a region encoding these proteins:
- a CDS encoding D-glycerate dehydrogenase, translating to MKHVVAYRSLPPAVLGLLREHCSVKLVDVSSGDLAPFRHALGAAHGMVGNNLKITPEILDAAPLLEVASTISAGFDAFDVPELSRRGIVLTNTPEEVTETTADLVFSLILATARRISELAAWTRRGQWTRTIGEAQFGVDVHHKTLGIVGLGRIGSAVARRAALGFGMDVIYSNRSRNPEAEERYGAQWRPLPELLATADFVCVLVPLSPATERLIGSAELGTMKPSAILINCARGQVVDEAALIEHLRDGRIRGAGLDVFEREPVSPDSPLLQLPNVVAVPHIGSATQQTRENMAMRAVRNLIDALDGQLSSTCVNPEALHARTSAQQIAG from the coding sequence ATGAAGCATGTCGTGGCCTATCGTTCATTGCCTCCAGCCGTGCTGGGGCTTCTTCGCGAGCACTGTTCCGTCAAGCTGGTCGACGTTTCGTCCGGCGACCTCGCGCCGTTCAGGCACGCCTTGGGCGCGGCTCACGGAATGGTCGGCAACAATCTCAAGATAACGCCTGAGATCCTCGATGCCGCGCCTTTGCTCGAAGTCGCGTCCACCATTTCGGCCGGCTTCGACGCGTTCGATGTCCCCGAACTCTCGCGCCGCGGCATCGTTTTGACGAATACGCCGGAAGAAGTCACCGAAACCACTGCCGATCTCGTGTTCAGCCTGATCCTCGCGACCGCCCGGCGCATTTCGGAACTTGCAGCCTGGACGCGGCGCGGCCAGTGGACGCGCACTATCGGCGAGGCGCAATTCGGTGTCGACGTGCACCACAAAACGCTGGGAATCGTCGGGCTTGGGCGCATTGGCAGCGCGGTTGCGAGGCGCGCCGCGCTCGGCTTCGGCATGGACGTGATCTATTCCAACCGCTCCCGCAACCCCGAAGCAGAGGAGCGCTACGGCGCGCAATGGCGGCCGCTTCCCGAACTGCTCGCGACTGCGGATTTCGTTTGCGTGCTGGTGCCGCTATCGCCCGCCACCGAGCGACTGATCGGCAGCGCCGAGCTCGGGACCATGAAGCCGTCGGCCATCCTCATCAACTGTGCTCGCGGACAGGTCGTCGACGAAGCCGCCCTCATCGAACATCTTCGTGACGGCCGCATCCGCGGCGCCGGTCTCGATGTATTCGAACGCGAACCGGTGTCGCCGGACTCGCCGCTGCTGCAGTTACCGAACGTGGTAGCGGTGCCGCATATCGGCTCCGCTACGCAACAGACGCGCGAAAACATGGCCATGCGCGCGGTACGCAATCTCATCGACGCACTCGACGGCCAGCTCTCGTCGACCTGTGTCAATCCCGAAGCGCTCCACGCCCGCACGTCTGCGCAACAGATCGCAGGCTGA
- a CDS encoding dihydrodipicolinate synthase family protein → MTSVNRPRGVYSPVVTPFTRDLLPDHERYVRHCRWLIEQDVGLAVFGTNSEANSLAVSEKMKLLETLVGADIPLDRLMPGTGCSALTDTVELTRHALSLGVNHVLTLPPFYYKGVTDEGLFRSYAQIIERVGSDALRIYLYHIPPVSQVPLSLALIERLLAAFPGVIAGVKDSSGDWSNTQAMLERFQPHGFDVFAGSETFLLATMRSGGVGCITATGNVNPAAIVQLYRHWQSADADARQAALDATRAVFARFPMIPALKAAIGVYSNDPDWGVVRPPLVDLTPVQCDALAAALGEIGFSMPGVEVTA, encoded by the coding sequence ATGACTTCAGTCAACCGGCCCCGCGGCGTTTACTCGCCCGTGGTCACGCCGTTCACAAGAGACCTTCTTCCGGATCACGAACGCTATGTCCGTCACTGCCGATGGCTTATCGAACAGGACGTCGGACTCGCGGTTTTCGGCACCAATTCGGAAGCGAATTCGCTCGCCGTCAGCGAGAAAATGAAGCTGCTCGAAACGTTGGTTGGCGCGGACATTCCGCTCGATCGTCTGATGCCGGGCACCGGCTGCTCGGCGCTCACCGACACGGTCGAACTGACACGCCATGCGCTTTCGTTGGGGGTGAACCATGTGCTGACTCTACCGCCGTTCTACTACAAGGGCGTCACCGACGAAGGTTTGTTCCGCAGCTATGCGCAGATCATCGAACGCGTGGGTTCCGACGCACTGCGCATTTACCTGTATCACATCCCGCCCGTGTCCCAGGTGCCGCTCAGCCTCGCGCTCATCGAGCGGCTGCTCGCCGCTTTCCCGGGCGTGATCGCCGGCGTGAAGGACAGTTCGGGCGACTGGAGCAACACCCAGGCCATGCTCGAGCGCTTCCAGCCGCATGGCTTCGATGTGTTCGCCGGCAGCGAAACGTTCCTGCTCGCCACGATGCGGTCCGGCGGTGTCGGCTGCATTACGGCGACCGGGAACGTCAATCCGGCGGCTATCGTGCAGTTGTATCGCCACTGGCAATCAGCCGACGCCGATGCCCGTCAGGCAGCACTGGATGCCACGCGCGCGGTGTTCGCCAGGTTCCCGATGATTCCTGCGCTCAAGGCAGCGATCGGTGTGTATTCGAACGATCCCGACTGGGGCGTCGTCCGCCCTCCTCTCGTCGATCTGACGCCAGTGCAGTGCGACGCGCTCGCCGCCGCACTCGGCGAGATCGGCTTCTCGATGCCAGGTGTCGAAGTCACGGCGTGA